AACTCGAGCCGACCGTCATCGAAGGGCAAGAGGTGATAGTCAAGGCTCCCCGCAAGGTTATCCGCCCGGATGTAACATCCTCGACCCGGATTGCCACCGGCGACGAAATCTACCATATGCCGGTTGCCAACTACGTCGGCGCGCTGGCTCAGGTCGGCGGTGCCGTCGGATCCGACCAAAACATCCATATTCGCGGTGGCCGGCGAGGTGAAGTCGCCTACCTTATCGATGGGATGGAAGTCAAAGACCCGCTGCGCAATTTGCGGATGTTGAACATCGGCAACCCGGCAGTAGCCGAGATGATGGCGCTCACCGGCGGTTTCGATGCCGAATTTGGCAATGCGCAGTCCGCAGTAGTTAACGTCGTAACCCGGGAAGGCTCGAAGGAATACCACGGCCAGGCGCGCTACGTCTTCGACGACCTATCTGAGCGGCAGGAGACCAAGTTCCAGACCACTAGATTCACCACTCCGGATGGCCGGACGTTAAATCTGACGACCCAGGAACATGCCTCCTATTTGAATTACGACTACTTCGAATTGTCACTCGGCGGTCCCGAGCCGATCACCTCGCGGCTTTTCCCGGCGCTGGATTTGAAGATTCCCGGCTACCTCACCTTCTTCACCTCCTTCGACATGATTGGGCGCAACGCGACCTCCAACGGCCTCTGGATTCACTCGTCAGAGTGGTATCGGCATGATATGTCCGGAGGACTGGGTCTCGATCAAAATCGCGAGCAGACCTTTGTCAACGGTGGTCTGGCACTGACCTATCATATCAACCCGGCGATGAAGTTGAAAGGCGCCTATCGCACCACTAACAACTGGTATAACATTTATTTGATGCGCCAGAGCCGGAAATTTCCCTATGACTACTCCCAGAACGATATCAACACCGCGCTTCAAGCCTGGACCGCCAACGACTCGACCTATACCTATGTTTTCGGGGCAGATGACGACCGCGACGGCCGTATCGATGAGGAGATTCTGAATGGTCGCGACGATGACCTCGACGGCCGCATCGACGAGGATCTCCAACTGTTCGAATACAACGCTCCCGACCACCTCCCGACCCGATCCATCGACGACCGTCAAATACTTCTGACCTGGAGCCATACCCTATCGCAGCGAACGTTCTACTCGATCAAGTTATCGCGGTATCAGGCTGCAAGAGTTCTGGCCGCCGGTAACAAGAGCCCTGCAGCGTATGGCGAATTCGCCGAGACCCACATCGACCAACCCGACGCGGAGGGCAAGTATAATGGCCGCTACGACATCGGCGAGCCGTTTATCGACCGCAACGGCAACGGGATGTGGGATCGCGGCAACCAGGCCAACAACTACTTCGCATACCGGGGGTTCCTCCTCTCCGGCGATGGCACCGAAGACGATGTCGGACAGCCGGTGCCTTACTGGCTAAGCGAAAGGTCCTATGTCAATGGTCTGAAGTTCCAGATCACCAACCAGATGCACCGCAACCATCAGTTGCGCGCCGGATTCGACTATAACGAATACGAACTTAACAAGAACAGCCTGCCCTATCCGACTATAGACAACCGGGGGCGGGGTATCTACACCGACATCTACACTGTCCATCCCCGGGATGGCGCAGCGTATGCCCAGGACAAGATGGAGTTCAAAGACATTACGCTCACCTTGGGTCTCCGGCTCGACTTCTACATGCCGGGCAAGGAGGTGCGCCATGTAATGGCCTTCGACACCACGAACGCCCGGTGGAACCCCAACTACGTTCCGTTCTCCGTCCCCAAGTGGATCAAAGCCAACCTGTCGCCGCGTCTGGGGGCGTCGTTTGCCATCTCCGAAAAGTCCTATCTACACGCCCATTACGGACACTTTTATCAGCGTCCGGTCTGGGACAACCTTTACCTCGGCGTCAATCAGGAGCAAACCGGCGGGACTCCACTCATCGGCAATCCCGACCTTAATCCGGAAAAGACCGTCGCATTCGAGGTTGGCATCACCTACAACCCTTATGCCGACTACTTGATCGACATTACCGGATTCCTCAAGGATGTGAAGAACTGGATCAACGCCCGCGAGGGTAAGTATTGGTATCCGGAAAAGTTCGGTCAGCCG
Above is a genomic segment from Calditrichota bacterium containing:
- a CDS encoding TonB-dependent receptor gives rise to the protein MNRLRRLSWAIPQIALLSILLSAAGLQAGITGKVTGTILDARTGEPVANANVVVVNTDFGASSDLEGQFFIINLPPGRYSITASSVGYVAVTQQDVMVFADLTTTLDFQLEPTVIEGQEVIVKAPRKVIRPDVTSSTRIATGDEIYHMPVANYVGALAQVGGAVGSDQNIHIRGGRRGEVAYLIDGMEVKDPLRNLRMLNIGNPAVAEMMALTGGFDAEFGNAQSAVVNVVTREGSKEYHGQARYVFDDLSERQETKFQTTRFTTPDGRTLNLTTQEHASYLNYDYFELSLGGPEPITSRLFPALDLKIPGYLTFFTSFDMIGRNATSNGLWIHSSEWYRHDMSGGLGLDQNREQTFVNGGLALTYHINPAMKLKGAYRTTNNWYNIYLMRQSRKFPYDYSQNDINTALQAWTANDSTYTYVFGADDDRDGRIDEEILNGRDDDLDGRIDEDLQLFEYNAPDHLPTRSIDDRQILLTWSHTLSQRTFYSIKLSRYQAARVLAAGNKSPAAYGEFAETHIDQPDAEGKYNGRYDIGEPFIDRNGNGMWDRGNQANNYFAYRGFLLSGDGTEDDVGQPVPYWLSERSYVNGLKFQITNQMHRNHQLRAGFDYNEYELNKNSLPYPTIDNRGRGIYTDIYTVHPRDGAAYAQDKMEFKDITLTLGLRLDFYMPGKEVRHVMAFDTTNARWNPNYVPFSVPKWIKANLSPRLGASFAISEKSYLHAHYGHFYQRPVWDNLYLGVNQEQTGGTPLIGNPDLNPEKTVAFEVGITYNPYADYLIDITGFLKDVKNWINAREGKYWYPEKFGQPLIGQNFAIYDNQDYAFVRGLEFNFSKEYGSNVSGRLTYTLSWVNAKNSYNIGTQAIRENYVEPPQALPAGWDQRHGIVVNYGLSYGPEDRPFGSPFVPGGWDFNVLWNIRSGLPYTPTDASGTRIEGKYMSERTPWTNSVDFNIIKRIPIVGSYRGALWLQVFNVLDRRNILPVDDNYGRAGSPNAFDDYTGQPGWVNDTVSPNFVLNPYAGPNQDAFDNPRFIRLGLGVDF